In Dromaius novaehollandiae isolate bDroNov1 chromosome 16, bDroNov1.hap1, whole genome shotgun sequence, one genomic interval encodes:
- the SNX21 gene encoding sorting nexin-21 isoform X1, whose amino-acid sequence MAARILHRLRHALAGEGAREEPARGTAEAEDFPESSELEDDTEGLSTRLSGTLSFTSHDEEEEEEEEEEEEEEDGAGGELGQLPAPPGEAAGAEDGGRCRGWCWGRAGPGSRWDTGEPPRPPTADGGCPRAEWAPAGERAGGSGLLTRQLQELWRRSRGSLAPQRLLFEVTSASVVSERSSKYVLYTIYLIRSGRFDKAPAAIARRYSDFERLNRRLRCRFGCDMAGVAFPRKRLRRNFAAETIAKRSRAFEQFLSHLHSIAEIRRSPEFLEFFFLPDLRAAQRLTCTGMYREALAAWANAYRLQDRLGACASGRFLLTLAGLAVCHQELEQLGEAHGCCEQALQLLAAQDSHPLLGPFLQAHVHLAWKVGKDKRQSEARLQDLQDAGLPLQQPPTLKECLIKEALD is encoded by the exons ATGGCCGCCCGCATCCTGCACCGCCTGCGGCACGCGCTGGCCGGCGAAGGCGCCAGGGAGGAGCCGGCGCGCGGCACCGCCGAGGCCGAGGACTTCCCGGAGAGCTCGGAGCTGGAGGACGACACCGAGGGGCTGTCCACGCGCCTCAGCGGCACCCTGAGCTTCACCAGCcacgacgaggaggaggaggaggaggaggaggaggaggaagaggaggaggacggcGCCGGAGGGGAGCTGGGCCAGCTGCCGGCACCGCCAGGGGAGGCCGCCGGTGCCGAGGATGGAGGCAGGTGCCGGGGTTGGTGCtggggtcgggccgggccggggagccgctGGGACACGGGAgagcccccacggccccccacgGCTGACGGCGGCTGTCCCCGCGCAGAGTGGGCCCCGGCGGGCGAgcgcgccggcggcagcggcctGCTGACccggcagctgcaggagctgtggCGGCGGTCGCGCGGCAGCCTGGCACCGCAGCGGCTGCTCTTCGAGGTCACCAGCGCCAGCGTGGTCAGCGAGCGCTCCTCCAAGTACGTG CTCTACACCATCTACCTGATCCGCTCGGGCCGCTTCGACAAGGCGCCCGCCGCCATCGCGCGCCGCTACTCGGACTTCGAGAGGCTGAACCGCCGCTTGCGCTGCCGCTTCGGCTGCGACATGGCCGGCGTCGCCTTCCCCAGGAAGCGGCTGCGCCGCAACTTCGCCGCCGAAACCATCGCCAAGCGGAGCCGGGCCTTCGAGCAGTTCCTGTCCCACCTGCACTCCATCGCCGAGATCCGCCGCTCCCCCGAGTTCCTCGAGTTCTTCTTCCTGCCGGACCTGCGGGCCGCGCAGCGCCTCACCTGCACGGGCATGTACCGCGAGGCCCTGGCCGCCTGGGCCAACGCCTACCGGCTGCAGGACCGCCTGGGCGCCTGCGCCTCGGGCCGCTTCCTCCTGACGCTGGCGGGCCTCGCCGTCTGCCAccaggagctggagcagctcgGCGAGGCGCACGGCTGCTGCGAGCAGgcgctgcagctgctggcggcGCAGGACAGCCACCCGCTGCTGGGGCCCTTCCTGCAGGCCCACGTCCACCTGGCCTGGAAGGTGGGCAAGGACAAGCGGCAGTCGGAGGCCCGGCTGCAGGACCTGCAGGACGCGGGGCTGCCCCTGCAGCAGCCGCCCACCCTCAAGGAGTGTTTGATCAAGGAGGCCCTGGACTGA
- the SNX21 gene encoding sorting nexin-21 isoform X2, with product MAARILHRLRHALAGEGAREEPARGTAEAEDFPESSELEDDTEGLSTRLSGTLSFTSHDEEEEEEEEEEEEEEDGAGGELGQLPAPPGEAAGAEDGEWAPAGERAGGSGLLTRQLQELWRRSRGSLAPQRLLFEVTSASVVSERSSKYVLYTIYLIRSGRFDKAPAAIARRYSDFERLNRRLRCRFGCDMAGVAFPRKRLRRNFAAETIAKRSRAFEQFLSHLHSIAEIRRSPEFLEFFFLPDLRAAQRLTCTGMYREALAAWANAYRLQDRLGACASGRFLLTLAGLAVCHQELEQLGEAHGCCEQALQLLAAQDSHPLLGPFLQAHVHLAWKVGKDKRQSEARLQDLQDAGLPLQQPPTLKECLIKEALD from the exons ATGGCCGCCCGCATCCTGCACCGCCTGCGGCACGCGCTGGCCGGCGAAGGCGCCAGGGAGGAGCCGGCGCGCGGCACCGCCGAGGCCGAGGACTTCCCGGAGAGCTCGGAGCTGGAGGACGACACCGAGGGGCTGTCCACGCGCCTCAGCGGCACCCTGAGCTTCACCAGCcacgacgaggaggaggaggaggaggaggaggaggaggaagaggaggaggacggcGCCGGAGGGGAGCTGGGCCAGCTGCCGGCACCGCCAGGGGAGGCCGCCGGTGCCGAGGATGGAG AGTGGGCCCCGGCGGGCGAgcgcgccggcggcagcggcctGCTGACccggcagctgcaggagctgtggCGGCGGTCGCGCGGCAGCCTGGCACCGCAGCGGCTGCTCTTCGAGGTCACCAGCGCCAGCGTGGTCAGCGAGCGCTCCTCCAAGTACGTG CTCTACACCATCTACCTGATCCGCTCGGGCCGCTTCGACAAGGCGCCCGCCGCCATCGCGCGCCGCTACTCGGACTTCGAGAGGCTGAACCGCCGCTTGCGCTGCCGCTTCGGCTGCGACATGGCCGGCGTCGCCTTCCCCAGGAAGCGGCTGCGCCGCAACTTCGCCGCCGAAACCATCGCCAAGCGGAGCCGGGCCTTCGAGCAGTTCCTGTCCCACCTGCACTCCATCGCCGAGATCCGCCGCTCCCCCGAGTTCCTCGAGTTCTTCTTCCTGCCGGACCTGCGGGCCGCGCAGCGCCTCACCTGCACGGGCATGTACCGCGAGGCCCTGGCCGCCTGGGCCAACGCCTACCGGCTGCAGGACCGCCTGGGCGCCTGCGCCTCGGGCCGCTTCCTCCTGACGCTGGCGGGCCTCGCCGTCTGCCAccaggagctggagcagctcgGCGAGGCGCACGGCTGCTGCGAGCAGgcgctgcagctgctggcggcGCAGGACAGCCACCCGCTGCTGGGGCCCTTCCTGCAGGCCCACGTCCACCTGGCCTGGAAGGTGGGCAAGGACAAGCGGCAGTCGGAGGCCCGGCTGCAGGACCTGCAGGACGCGGGGCTGCCCCTGCAGCAGCCGCCCACCCTCAAGGAGTGTTTGATCAAGGAGGCCCTGGACTGA